The genomic window GGAAATGTTCGCCCTGTTGGGCGCTTCCGGCTGCGGCAAATCCACGCTGTTGCGGATGCTGGCGGGCTTCGAGGCGCCGACCCACGGCGCTATTGTCCTCGATGGTCAGGATCTCTCCCATACGCCGCCCTATCAACGGCCCATTAATATGATGTTCCAGTCCTATGCGTTGTTCCCCCACATGACGGTGGAGCAGAACATTGCCTTTGGCCTGAAGCAGGACAAGCTGCCGCGTGCGGAGATTAAACTGCGGGTGGAAGAGATGCTGGCGATGGTGCATATGCAGGAATTTGCGGCGCGCAAGCCGCATCAGCTTTCCGGCGGCCAGCGCCAGCGGGTGGCCCTGGCGCGCAGCCTGGCCAAACGGCCCAAGCTTCTGCTGCTGGATGAACCGATGGGGGCACTGGATAAAAAGCTGCGTGACCGCATGCAGCTGGAAGTGGTGGATATTCTTGAGCGGGTCGGCGTGACCTGCATCATGGTTACCCACGATCAGGAAGAAGCGATGACCATGGCGGGCCGTATTGCCATCATGAACCGCGGCAAATTTGTGCAAATCGGTGAGCCGGAGGAGATATATGAGCATCCTAACAGTCGCTTCAGCGCCGAGTTTATCGGGTCGGTGAACATGTTCGAGGGGCTGCTCAAAGCGCGTTCGGACAACGCGCTTATCCTGCAAAGCCCGGGTCTGCTGTTGCCACTGCGGGTCAATACCGATGTATCGGTGGTGGACGGCGTCCCGGTCCATGTCGCGCTGCGGCCGGAGAAAATCATGCTATGTGAGGGCGTGCCCAAAGACGGCTGTAACTTCGCCGTTGGTGAGGTGATCAATATCGCCTACCTGGGGGATTTGTCCATTTATCACGTCCGCCTGAACAGCGGGCATATCATCAGTGCCCAGTTGACCAATACCCACCGTTACCGTAAAGGCGCGCCCACCTGGGGCGACCAGGTAAACCTGTGCTGGGACGCGGACAGTTGTATTGTGCTTACGGTTTAGGGGAGGGGAAGATGATGTCCAACGCTAACCCTACACCGCCGTCTGGCGGCGCGCGGCGCGTGATGATCCCGGGCTTGTTGACCCGCTGGCAGATGGCCCACGGGCGCAAGATGGTGATCCTGCTGCCTTATCTGTGGCTGCTGTTATTGTTCATGCTGCCGTTTTTGATTGTGTTCAAAATCAGTCTGGCCGAAATGGCGCGCGCCATTCCGCCCTATACCGATTTGATCAACTGGCTGGACGGCTCCCTGACGATTTCGCTCAACCTGGCTAATTTCATCCAGCTGCTGGACGACCCGCTGTATATCGAAGCTTATCTGCAATCTTTGCAGGTAGCGGCGGTGTCGACGTTCTTCTGCCTCCTGCTGGGTTATCCCATGGCCTGGGCGGTGGCGCACAGCTGGGCATCTACACGTAACATTCTGCTGTTACTGGTTATTCTGCCCTCCTGGACCTCATTTTTGATCAGGGTTTATGCCTGGATGGGCATTTTGAAGAATAACGGCGTGCTGAATAATGTGCTGATGTGGCTCGGGGTTATCGACCAGCCGCTGGTAATACTGCATACCAACTTGGCGGTGTATATCGGCGTAGTATACGCCTATTTACCCTTTATGATCCTGCCCATCTATACCGCGCTGACCCGGTTGGATTACTCCCTGGTGGAAGCCTCGCTGGATTTGGGCGCCCGGCCGCTGAAAACCTTTTTCCAAGTGATCGTGCCGCTCACCAAAGGGGGCATTATCGCCGGCTCGATGCTGGTGTTTATCCCGGCGGTAGGGGAGTATGTGATCCCTGAACTGCTCGGCGGGCCGGACAGCATTATGATCGGCCGGATCTTGTGGCAGGAGTTTTTCAATAATCGCGATTGGCCGGTGGCCTCAGCGGTCGCGGTGGTGATGCTGCTGCTGTTGATAGCCCCCATCATGTGGTTCCATAAATATCAGAACAAAGCCATGGGAGATCACCGATGAATACGTTACCGGTCGTACGCTCGCCTTGGCGCATCCTGATACTGGTGGTGGGTTACACCTTTTTGTACGCGCCGATGCTGATGTTAGTGATTTATTCGTTTAACAGCTCTCGACTGGTAACGGTCTGGGCCGGCTGGTCCACGCAGTGGTACCACGTGCTGGTGCACGACGACGCAATGATTAGCGCCGTGACGCTGAGTATGACGCTGGCGGCGTCGACCGCGACCATGGCGGCGGTGCTGGGGACCCTGGCGTCGGTGGTTATCGTTCGCTTCGGCCGCTTTCGCGGCGACAGCGGTTTCGCCTTTATGTTGACTGCGCCGCTGGTCATGCCGGATGTGATTACCGGATTGTCGCTGCTGCTGCTGTTTGTTGCGCTGGGGCACGCAATAGGCTGGCCCGCCGAGCGCGGCATGTTCACCATCTGGCTGGTGCATGTGACTTTTTGTACCGCTTACGTGGCGGTGGTGGTGAGTTCACGCCTGCGCGAGCTGGATCACTCTATCGAAGAAGCGGCGATGGATTTGGGCGCCACGACGGTGAAGGTGTTTTTCATCATTACGTTGCCGATGATTGCGCCGGCTATCATCTCCGGCTGGCTATTGGCGTTTACCCTGTCGCTCGACGATTTGGTGATCGCCAGTTTTGTCGCCGGTTCCGGCTCCACGACGCTGCCAATGCTAGTTTTCTCCAGCGTACGCATGGGGGTAAACCCGGAAATTAATGCCCTGGCGACGCTTATCCTGGGGGGGGTGGGCGTAATCAGTCTGATAGCCTGGTGGTTAATGTCCCGTAAGGAAAAACAGCATCAGCGCGATCGCCAGCGCGCCGCGCGTGGCTGATTGACGGGATCGCTGCTAATCCAATGTGCCGCCGGAATGCTGGCAGCCGGCCATGGGCTCGGCGCCGCAGGCGATGCGCAATAAGGCCAAAATGGTGGTGAGCGGCAGCGTCGAGCGGCCGCTGCTGGGCATTGCGTATGCCGACGGCGGCGTTGATTTGTGCGCTTGTCCGCTGTATCCGGCAAGTTTTGCGCCGGTGGTCGCCGTCTTGAAACAGTTTATCCCGCGCGCGGGCTGACCCCATATCATGTGGCGCGCCGGCGCGGCGAATTAAAGTTCTTGCTGCTACGGAAAGCAGGCTCGATGGCGCAGCTACGGGCGGTATTGCCCTGGCTGCAGGCGCGATTACCGCAGTTGAAGGTTATCTCGGTTAACCTGCAGCCGGTGCCGATGGCGGTGCTGGAAGGGGAACGGGAAATCATGCTGACGCCTGCGCGCGCTCTGGAGGAGCGGCTCAACGGCGTGCCGCTGTACATTCGGCCGCAAAGTTTCTTTCAGACTAACCCGTAGGTCGCCGCCGGCCTGTACGCCACCGCCCGTGATTGGGTCGCCGCGTTGCCGGTGACACGGCTTTGGGATTTGTTTTGCGGTGTCGGCGGCTTTGGTCTACACGTGTATCGTCCCGGCATGGAACTCACCGCGGAGGCTATCGCCAGCGCGCGGCAGTTGGCGTAGCAATTGGGGCTGGAGGGTGTCTCGTTTCAGGCGTTTGATTCCACCCGGTTTGCGGTGCAAAACGGCGCCGCGCTGGATCCTCTATTCCAGCTGCCAGGCCGCGACGCTCATGCGCGATCTGGGCGCGCTCTGCGACTATCAGGTGTGCCGTGTCCGGCTGTTCGATATGTTTCCCCATACCGCTCATTATGAAACGCTGGTGCTGCTCGAGCGCCGCGCGCCGCGCGCCGGGCGACGCCGGTTAATGTCCTTTCGGACAGGATCCTCTCACGCCTCTCTTTCGGCACACGTTGAGCCGTTAAGTTTCAGCGTGCGTGACGTGGCTTACCTTCGACGCCCAGGTCTCACCTGTTCCGAGGTAGCCATTGATGCTGATGCGGCGTGGCAAGGGCAGGCACCCGTGCTGGACGCGGCGCGTATTAATGGCGCTGCTCGAAGCGCAGCTGCATTAAGATTATGGCATTTAAATTCAAATAGTTACAAGTGATCGATCGAAATTACTCGAAATTCGATCGAAACTATTCAATCTCGGCCCACTCCGACCCTCTTACATCGCGGTACTTATCGGTCATCTCGGATGACTTATGTCCTAGCAGTTTTTGCGCATAATCCCTCCCTTTCTCATCGGTGTAGAGTCGTGCCGCCAAACTTCTGATTTCATGGAATGAAGGCGGGTCACCTTGCCACGTCAATCCAGATACGCGACGCGCCTTCAAAAAGGCGGCGGATATCGTTTTTGCGGCAAATTGTTCATGTTTGGAGTCTGCAACAATATGTGACCCAGTGCTATTTAATGCCTTAAACTGGCTCAGTACATCAGCAAGGCATAAGTTGAGGCAATCAATACGTGTTACCGCGGAGAATGCCAGCATCATGCCTGTTTTCGCTTGCTTGATGTAAAGGCGTCCGTCTTTGAAATTCTCCCAGAGAAGCGCCTGTATATCGCCCAGTCGTTGACCTGTAACCAGGGCAAGGTCAAGACAGGAGCCAACCCATGCAGGTAATTTCTCAGCTATCTTGCGGATGACCTTCCATTCCTCAAGTGTTATACGCTCACGCTGGATTTCTACACGCTGGTTCCGTGTGGCCTCGGCGGGGTTGTGCGATACTATCCCATCTGCAATGGCCTCGCGGAATAAATCAATAACTTCCTTTCTCAATTTATTCGCCATCGTTTCTTTCCCGGCTTTGACCCACAGATTCAGGAAGGCAGCAACATCTTTTGTTTGCACCTGCTGA from Sodalis glossinidius str. 'morsitans' includes these protein-coding regions:
- the potG gene encoding putrescine ABC transporter ATP-binding subunit PotG codes for the protein MNDAIPRPPSNSARKMVTPLLEIRNLTKSFDGQMVVDNVSFTIYKGEMFALLGASGCGKSTLLRMLAGFEAPTHGAIVLDGQDLSHTPPYQRPINMMFQSYALFPHMTVEQNIAFGLKQDKLPRAEIKLRVEEMLAMVHMQEFAARKPHQLSGGQRQRVALARSLAKRPKLLLLDEPMGALDKKLRDRMQLEVVDILERVGVTCIMVTHDQEEAMTMAGRIAIMNRGKFVQIGEPEEIYEHPNSRFSAEFIGSVNMFEGLLKARSDNALILQSPGLLLPLRVNTDVSVVDGVPVHVALRPEKIMLCEGVPKDGCNFAVGEVINIAYLGDLSIYHVRLNSGHIISAQLTNTHRYRKGAPTWGDQVNLCWDADSCIVLTV
- the potH gene encoding putrescine ABC transporter permease PotH, whose amino-acid sequence is MIPGLLTRWQMAHGRKMVILLPYLWLLLLFMLPFLIVFKISLAEMARAIPPYTDLINWLDGSLTISLNLANFIQLLDDPLYIEAYLQSLQVAAVSTFFCLLLGYPMAWAVAHSWASTRNILLLLVILPSWTSFLIRVYAWMGILKNNGVLNNVLMWLGVIDQPLVILHTNLAVYIGVVYAYLPFMILPIYTALTRLDYSLVEASLDLGARPLKTFFQVIVPLTKGGIIAGSMLVFIPAVGEYVIPELLGGPDSIMIGRILWQEFFNNRDWPVASAVAVVMLLLLIAPIMWFHKYQNKAMGDHR
- the potI gene encoding putrescine ABC transporter permease PotI, which encodes MNTLPVVRSPWRILILVVGYTFLYAPMLMLVIYSFNSSRLVTVWAGWSTQWYHVLVHDDAMISAVTLSMTLAASTATMAAVLGTLASVVIVRFGRFRGDSGFAFMLTAPLVMPDVITGLSLLLLFVALGHAIGWPAERGMFTIWLVHVTFCTAYVAVVVSSRLRELDHSIEEAAMDLGATTVKVFFIITLPMIAPAIISGWLLAFTLSLDDLVIASFVAGSGSTTLPMLVFSSVRMGVNPEINALATLILGGVGVISLIAWWLMSRKEKQHQRDRQRAARG
- a CDS encoding phage integrase Arm DNA-binding domain-containing protein; translated protein: MARRRSHKNRDLPPNLQPINGGYFCYRDPRTGKEYGLGRNRREAITQAIAANMAIYGSSKQSPLVDRISGTQATTVSEWTTRYLTILEGRKLKPKTMTEHRKYLKAINEHLGEFAIQQVQTKDVAAFLNLWVKAGKETMANKLRKEVIDLFREAIADGIVSHNPAEATRNQRVEIQRERITLEEWKVIRKIAEKLPAWVGSCLDLALVTGQRLGDIQALLWENFKDGRLYIKQAKTGMMLAFSAVTRIDCLNLCLADVLSQFKALNSTGSHIVADSKHEQFAAKTISAAFLKARRVSGLTWQGDPPSFHEIRSLAARLYTDEKGRDYAQKLLGHKSSEMTDKYRDVRGSEWAEIE